TTCTCCCCAACAcaattataaacatttaacaaaataataacaaataaataatgttggaaTGTTATGAGCAAAAGCACAAATAGCTCGCTTAAGTTATATTCTATATATTAATACATAATCTAGGCCTATATTTAGCCAGTACACTATTCAAAATTTATATCATACATAAAgcttaagagtttgtttgtttaaacgcactaatctcaggaactactcgTCCGATTTCGCAACGTCAGATAGCCTATTTAACAAGACAAGctatatactattttttatccgggtgcgggatgtagttcccacgggaatTGCCGCGAGGCGCGGGTGagaccgctggcagaagctttGTGTTATCCAATTTTCgcgttaaattattattctttctaatattataaatacaaaaatgtcgGCTGTCTAGAaagcgtaaaaaaatatttgtcctaCACCGACCACAgattgataaaattaatgttggCCTAACTGTCTACCCCTTTACgtatcataaattataataaataactttctcCCTTTTACCCGACTGCGCGACAGTTGAAGTAAAATAGAGTAGTGTTTAGCGTAGACTTAAGATcttaaaatgcattttaatttgcCATGAAACTGGTGTTATGTTATGACTTATACTCTATCTAAAGTACACGCTATGTTGAAAGCTCGGTAATTCAcacaaatattcaaaagtatGCAAGCACTATGTACTTTGATCAAAGGCCACcattcatacataataatataattaccaaATATTTGCtgcctatattttattcacatcAATTAGGCCCAGACTCCAACTaagagaagtttttaaacaaccaatagaatttagtttttcagtttggcagtcgttacgggtagtcagaagccagtaaagctgacaccagtctaaccaaggggtatcgggttgcccgggtaattgggttgagaaggtcagatagacagtcgctccttgtggcacactggtgctcagctacattcggttagactggaagccgaccccaacatagtttaggaaaaaggctcgaaggaagAAGAGAATTTAGTTTTTCAAACATCTTCTCTGGCCAATCAGTCCTTCTTAGTATCCTTCAGCGGCAAAATTCTATTGGGTGTATAAAATCTTCTCCGCTTTGGAGCTCGGGCTGGttgaaaaatactgaaaacatttTGATGACAGTTTGCATTAaaatagcttatacatcagaataacatataagctactttttatcccggtacataAAGGTCCAAGTTTACCGACAACATAAgagtcagtttttcttaaaagaactgcttaatttgaaaattgaaaatgacaATTATTCATAGTCAACAATGATTTTGAGAAAACCGACGTACATTATGATGAATTATTACGTTCAATTTCCAAAGTAAACAGCTGTTCTTACAAAAACGAAATTGGGCCTCTTAGTTTCctcgaaaaaacaaaaaaccagctagaaattaaataaaaaacagcttaTTTCTACGCTGTGCTCACTAGCGCCACCTACCGTGCGCATTAGTCATCATCTCCGAACATTGACAGCGGGTCTTCGAACACGGGCTCCGTGGGTTTTGGCGTTTCTTTGATAGCTGGCTTCGATGTGTGGGGTTTTTGGTCCGctagaaaataatttgaaaggGTGAGATAATATGGTGtgaaaagattaaataaaactcCTATTGATATTacaaacgtgaaagtttgtatgtttgtttctcTTCCACGCAATAACTGCtagttggattttgataaaatttggtacGATTTCAGGCTTAGTTCCCTTGGGATATGGATGAAAACGTTGAAATATTCGTATGTACATACCTCCCGAAACatttagtttgtttattaaaggcGTCAACCCCAAGAAGAAGAATCCAGTAGGgtcaatttcaaaaattattatatccGGGGCTGTGTTTATCCGGGTGCTCGGATTAATTCCCACAGAAAGCGGGTGAAATCACTGGCGAAAGCTAATTCATTATAAAGCTTTTTTGAACAACATACAAGGGTTAAAAAGTTACACGaaagagacaaaaaataaaaaggttactTACCAACACTCTTCTTAGTCTTAACACCAAacagatcatcatcatcatcatcatcaccaaaCAGCGATCCCTTCACCATTTCTCTTTTAACTTCTTTCTTTACTTCCACTTTCTTTTCTACtgcctttctttctttcttattaCCAAACAATTCATCTTCACTATCTGAATCGAATatagtagtttttttaactgttttacttttacctttaaatatttcttcatcatcatcatcatcattttcatcaCCGAATAGTGATGATTTAACATTTTTAGTAGTTTCATCATTTTTAGTAATTGTACTATCATATACTTTGCCTAGTGTTGAAATTCCAATATTTGAATCTATATTTTGAGGTTTTTTACTGGTTTCTGAagttaaatctttatttgtagATTCTAGTTTATTAATAGGACTAGTATTGAATATATCTtcatcatttaaaatgtaaactacTTTAGATTTCACATCTCTTGCGTATGGTTTATCaatttcagtagtttcagactTTATTATAGTTCTATCTTTTAGATCGGGCTGTATTTCAGCCTTTGCTAGTTTAGGTTCAATTTCAGACTTTTCTACATTTTCAGTCTGTTTAATTTCATTATCTAAGTTAGACTTTTGACTGATTTCAGTCTGTTTCCGAGGTGGATCGTCTATCGAGCTAGAATTATCAGTCGAGTCTTCTCCAAAATCGATTCCAGACTTTCTCACGGCTTCCCGCCTAGCCCTTCTAGTAGACGGCCGTCTTTTCACCTGGATTTTAGCCCTTTCTTTAGACAATTTATTATCTAGAATATCAGATTCTGGTTCACCGTCAAAACTCACAGATTTTATCATTTTAGAATCTGTGTTTTGAGATTCTGGTATTTTTTGTTCAGATTTTGGACTTTCTGGGTAGACTTTTGTGTCTGATTTTGGGTCTGAAACGCTTTGAGTCTGACCGTCTGTCTGATCGTTGGGTTTAGCCTTTTTAGGCGAAGCTCCAGGTAGTAATGCATTGACGTTAATATTTAGACCAACTTTAAGTTTTCCTACTTTTTTCGGTTCAGATTTAACTTCAACAGGTGTATTGTCAGGTTTAGTTATTTCAGGTTTActtttaggtactttaaatatATCTTCGTCAtgagttatttttgtatctttaaGTATGTTTTCAGAAACTACAGGTTTTTCCTTTTTAGCCACAAATAGTTCGTCATCAGAAGATTTAACTGATTCTACATTACTTTTAGTTACAGGACTTTCTTCCTTAGGTTTTGGTGATAAAGTTGGTTTTTCATTTTTAGTTACTGTTGAGAATATATCTTCATCATCTGAAACTATGTCTAGTGTTGGTTTTAAGTTAGGTATTTTTGTAGGTGTTTTAAATAGTTCATCATCGGATAAGACTGTTGGTGATTCTTGTTTCATATTCACtgttttagttaatttatcTATATTAGAATCTTCTTTCTTATTCAAACTTGTATCTTTTGGCAATTCATGTAGTTTTTCATCTTTAAATATATCATCAACCGGAGCCTTTTCAGTTTCTAATACTTTACTAACATCAAcaggtaaattattttcaaaattaacatcaGGTATTGGCGGCAAATTTTCATTTTGTGGTATTTTCGGTTTAGGTAGAGTAGAAAACATATTATCATCTATTTCATCACCCATTTTGCTAAATTCGTCATCGGGTGGTTCGTCGGTGAACAGACCAAATATACGATCTTGTGTTGGGGTAAAATCTTGAGGATTCTCTTCGAAAATTGGGTCATTCTTTTTGAAAAATAGACTTTCATCATCAGAATCATCATCAAATAATGCATTAACATTTTTACTCTTTTTCGGTTCTTTAGGTTTTTCGAATTCAGGCGGTTCAGTTAGAATATCACTGAAAATATCAGcttcaatatttttggaaataatttgtTCAGTTTTATTGTCTTTGTCAGTCTTTTTAGTATCTTTGAGTAATGTTTCTGGGAATTCTGTTtctatgtttttaaatattgtttctttattgTCTATTTTTTGTTCTGGGGGCGCGAAAATATCATCTTCTAATGGGGGTGTATCAAAAATATCGTCAATTTTAGTGGTTTTTGGGATGTCATTAATTTTTACATTTGTTTCATTAGTTACATTAGaattaattattgtgtttttacTATGTTCTTTAGGCGGGAGGTCATCAAAATCTTGATCGCTAAAATCATTAGTGTCTGAAGAACTTTGTTCAATGTTCTGAATATTCCTATGTATACGGTCTGATATTTTAGCTGCATTGATTTCAACATTTCTATTTAATTGTTCACTTACTGGTAAAGGTTTAGAATCTTCAGATTTCTCAATAGATTCAGTAgctgttatattattatttacattaatttcaaTTGGTTTGctatcaatatttaaattatcatttttatctTTAGTTATTTCATCAGATTTAACTACTGGAGTACTaactatttcatcatcattcaaAATATCGTctggtattttaatttcatttttgatCGAAACTTTttcaatatctttatttttagatacaGTTATATTTTGGTCGTTAGATTTTGATGGTTCTGCAAATAGAttactttcatcatcatcatcatcaaacaaTGATGGACTTTTGAAAACACTTGATGTTGGTGGAGCAATATTTTTCGTACTATCTTCAACTCTTTTACTGAAATCTTTAGGTTTTTCTAAGATAACAGGagtattttgtactttattaCCGTCAGTATGTTTATCAGTTTTCACATCACTGAAtatatcatcttcatcatcatcatcatcaaatatACTTGGAGGGATGTTTTTGGTGATTTTCGGTTCACTtggtttttcaattatttttggtttatcAACTACAACAGGTTTAGGACTTGCTATAGGCTTTTCAACTGGTTTCGGTTTCGTTTCCTCAGCAAATAATTCATCATCACTATCAAATATACTCTTCTTGTTATTACTGCTAGTCGCCACTTCAACTTTCACCGGTTTCGGCGCAGCAATTTCAGAGAAAAGATCATCATCGTCTtcaaatatagatttagttttaaCATTATCTTTTGCAGGCATTTTCACAACATTCGTAGAAAAGATATCGTCAATATCATCAAAAAGATTGTCGCTAAACAAATCTACTTTTGGTTTTTCGACTTTTTCAACTTTCTTATCTTTGACttcgtttttcttttgtatttctgTTTTTATATCTTTAACGATATCAACTTTATCTTTAGTGACCTTTTTGCCTTCTGACCTTGCAAATAAGTCATCGAATATATCTTTTTGCGTCTGGTTAATCTGTTGGTTAGTTTGTGACTCTGATCGCGAATCGCTTTCGCTTTCGGCGTCGGATGACGAAGATTTTCGTTGATTGCGTTTCAAGATGGCGGCGCCTATACTTTCTGTGCCTTTGTTGCCAAATAGCGAAATGCCTCCCACGGGTttctggaaaaataaaaataaccattttAGACTTACTTCTTCCCACGAGCTCACGCACGTCTCTAGGTTTCTATTTCCCACACATGGGTTAAAAGTAACCTATATTATCCACATATTCTGATATTTTAGCTGTATTACTgataagtttcataaaaaatccaCCTAGTAACTCTAATATTACTAGGCAAACTTGGGAGTTACAGAAAAAGTATAGACAATATATTCCAAATCAccttatatatacctatatcagaataacatattcATAAGTAGAGCTTTATCCATGTTCGGGAAGAATTTTTTTATACGACAAGTTATCCTATCTGACtttcaggcttctgactacccgtaacgactgccaagaatgttcaaatgacagttggctttaagtataataataataattaccttaACTTTATCAGCATCATGTTGGCTCGCTGTGTCAGCACTAACACTCGTAGTGTGATGAGCATTGTGATGATCACGATGTGTATCACGGTTGGGGAACATTGGGGAACTGGCGTTAACAATGGGGTTGTTTGCTGGCTgtggagaaaataatattatttaataattagtgaattcaatactagctgtttcaaaTACCGTGTATCGTGGGAActactggataaaatatagccaatggagatagtgtagcttcccagcAGTGACAATCGGAATTCTGTAAATAGTTTCAGCAGTTTCAGGGTCCAGGTACAAACCAAcgaaaaaatatccttttttaaattaaattattatagatACGTCCGACCAAAAcagtagcaaaaaaaaattctcacgaattgagaacctcttctaTGGTAAATCGGCAAAAAATCATTACcacatttttttctacaaacaactaacttattattttcttatacaaATCATCCTCCTCCTGCCcgtatcccaattttatttggggtcggcgcagcatgttttctccttccaaactcttctatctgccgtcatctcacaagtaacattgtttcttaccatatctactttcacacaatccatccaatCCTTTCTTTGGTCGTTTACTaatttcttatatataaaaattaaatatatgtctCACCTGTTTAAAATCACTAAATATATCTCCTTCATCGCTGTCCTCTCTATGTTTAAACCCGAACAGTTCGTCTGACACCTGCGCCCGCGCATACGGCTGCTGTCGGTGTAAGTCCGCGAATATGTCAGACTCCGCGCTGTCTGACTGTTCTGACTCGTCTGATAGAGGCGGCGGCTCGTCGGGGAATACTGTGCCTgggaagaaataataattatcaaaatggttAGTGGGACTTGtcaaattattatgtcatccaTCATATGacgagccttttcccacctatgttggggtcggattcgAGTTTaacgtatgcagctgagtaccagtgtgccacaaggagcgactgcctatctgacctccacaacccagttacttgggcaaTCTGGATAAGTAActtttggtaagactggctttcattcttgctggcttctgactaaccgtaacgactgtcaaagatgttcaaatgacagccaggacttTCGGAACACAGAAGGTCTAGTCAAAATAAAATGGTCAAGCATCCTTGGAATGACCACGCCAAGCGTTGTTCAATACATTGattacattaataaaacataaattaaattattttctaattaagaaataaatcagTATGTATGTTATAGATAATAACTTACTAGAGACGGGATCCTGTGGTCTGTATATCTTGCGGACTGTCGGTTTCGCTGGCTCGTCATAGTCTGGCTCCTTTTCAACCggctgtaaaaataataatagttaggTTAGtgctatgtatttaaatattacatatacatacttaaCATTGGATAGTGGAAtagtatgtttttgtttacttaaacgAGCAAATCTGAAAATTgggctgaaaaaatatttcagagttagtcttctttttatccaggtgcgcggagcagttatatagtttatttatttatttacaaggcacaccaacaacttatttacaattactttCGCATATATAAGTTTACAATAATGGTTAGTCCTGCGTAAATAAGTTAATTACAGGTGCGCACAACgctcaaattaaaaataactcaaattAAACCAAACCAAACtatacataacaaaaataataataaaaaataggttccATGTTATTGAAACTGCTAGAACaatattacttatatatttatatagaataTGCCTTATTATATTCATGTACAGATGTACATTTATAAACAAATCTTGTATGACACACTTTTAGAACTTTTTTTTGGAATATAACATAAGGCATCCGACCCAATATTCTAtatatgttgttttgtttactaaagACATCTGATTTGACATTTGACATTCATTACATAATCGTACTAAGCTCCATACGAGCTAATATCAGAATTATATATCTAGTTTTCAAATCAACTAATGGATATAGATAGTATTGGGAACGTCTGTATAGCTGATAGCCCTATTGTTTTTCTTCACAAATATATGGATAACTATCGAGCTAAATACATAAAGAcatttgagaaattatttcagtgttagatagcccatttatcgaggaaggctataggctactttttatccgggttcgtgccgtggttcctacgggatgcgggtgaaaccgctgacagaagctagtaatatataattGTAAGTTGTATGTTCTACACAATGTAATGTTGTTctgaataaatgaaatgaagTGGACCTTAGGAGGTTCAGTAGCGCCGAGCCGCCTCGCAATCTCGCTAGCGACGTCAGCCGGCGTGGGCCGCGGCGCCAAACCCGGCTCTGACGCCAGAGACGAACTGGTCTCTGACACCTGCTTAGTAAAAAGAGGTCAAAGTTTATATCTTCTGGTGGTTGAGAAGTTAGAAGAATGTATTTTAGAAAGTACTGAAGACacgtgaaaaaatatttggctACCCATGTGTGCGCGGGCAAAATTAGCTAGGTAAGAAATGTACGACAATTGACGAAATTTTGAAGcactgtataaaaaatataacttgcagaatagaaaaaaactaaaattcaaaGCTGCAACAAAAGGCCACTCACTATTGTCAGTTATTGTTCACATTGCAATTTCGACTTTATTACCATacttttaagatatatttttactcTTCATCTAAAAATGTCTGTAACGTCACTATAGTTTCCAATTTCATACcaattacttagaaaataacCGTTTTAAgcatttccataaaaatatttaatttaactagTACCAActatcctattttttttttaaaacctgCTTCTAtcattcttcttcttagcgtttatcccgtcttgtgacagggtccgctttccgtatcttcttcttccacttcgctctatcctggacatcttcctcttcgagttcgcagatttccatgtctttctttacgacactttcttactttctttcttctatcattataattattctaATGACAATATTACTCACAGTAGTAACAGTATTATGTTGCGGCGGCGGCCTGGCCCTCGGGGCGGAGTCCTCGGGCTCCGACGCCGAGTACTGGTCGCTGTCCGCCTCCCGAGCCGACCCTGAACTCTCTGAGTCGCTGTCTTCTACCACTAGACCTGGAAAAAGGTCAATGGATTCAAAGTCAagtagaaagttttttttaatgtcatatAGGTTTCATTTCAAGTTCTTATGAACCGCcaataatatcaatataaaatgGCCTAAAAATGTTTCATTACATTAATCTACgatttatttgttgaaatattgtcattattatagttaattcataattacctataaatacatgtatttattatatctatattGTTTTAGCGTCAACAATAATAGATTAGGTACAATGCATTAGGATTATAGTCCCTAAATTAAATGGTTCCTTAGAGAAGTGAGTAAAACTGCGTAAATTACTAATAACTAAAATTCAAAACAGaaaacatctttaaaaaaattacacttGCACTTTCACTCACCAGCATGCCACTTGTTCTTCCAGGGTTGAGAGCCGATGATGTACGGGAGAGGCCGCGACGAGTACATGTCTTTGGGTTTTAACACCAATCTGGAAATATATACGTCAAGCTTTAAtatatgatttaaaaatagaagtttCCGAGGTATTggattatttactttttgtatatTTCCTAATTTATGTAAACCAATTACCACATCTTTTACACGGCCATTTTATGAAGAGTTCTTCcgtatttcggaaggcacaaATTGGTGGATTCAACTGTCATTTAAGAACCTTTTGCTGTCGTTAAGGTTATAAGCCAGAAAGTTGTGTTGTTGTAACTGGGataaagaggtcagataggcagtcgctatgTGTGGCgtgctggtactcagctgttgattaaactagaagccgacctcaagggaaaaggctcggaagatgaaatGTTTGGAAGTTTGTAGCGCCACTTTCTTTGGAGACTAACTTTTGTTTTGACTGTTAT
This region of Helicoverpa armigera isolate CAAS_96S chromosome 29, ASM3070526v1, whole genome shotgun sequence genomic DNA includes:
- the LOC110378499 gene encoding WASH complex subunit 2C gives rise to the protein MDDPSTDSLRKLAPTWTLAGDEQLLTILQKTHQRLLSKCQEANSQLEQMTNVLNDASISLQNVNNQFMALSNRQFIESRVYDDDELPTEAVTVKEPPKPEVPDELSGLKRSIAVLESAHELITILQDSDTDTQSDDELPARLVLKPKDMYSSRPLPYIIGSQPWKNKWHAGLVVEDSDSESSGSAREADSDQYSASEPEDSAPRARPPPQHNTVTTVSETSSSLASEPGLAPRPTPADVASEIARRLGATEPPKPVEKEPDYDEPAKPTVRKIYRPQDPVSSTVFPDEPPPLSDESEQSDSAESDIFADLHRQQPYARAQVSDELFGFKHREDSDEGDIFSDFKQPANNPIVNASSPMFPNRDTHRDHHNAHHTTSVSADTASQHDADKVKKPVGGISLFGNKGTESIGAAILKRNQRKSSSSDAESESDSRSESQTNQQINQTQKDIFDDLFARSEGKKVTKDKVDIVKDIKTEIQKKNEVKDKKVEKVEKPKVDLFSDNLFDDIDDIFSTNVVKMPAKDNVKTKSIFEDDDDLFSEIAAPKPVKVEVATSSNNKKSIFDSDDELFAEETKPKPVEKPIASPKPVVVDKPKIIEKPSEPKITKNIPPSIFDDDDDEDDIFSDVKTDKHTDGNKVQNTPVILEKPKDFSKRVEDSTKNIAPPTSSVFKSPSLFDDDDDESNLFAEPSKSNDQNITVSKNKDIEKVSIKNEIKIPDDILNDDEIVSTPVVKSDEITKDKNDNLNIDSKPIEINVNNNITATESIEKSEDSKPLPVSEQLNRNVEINAAKISDRIHRNIQNIEQSSSDTNDFSDQDFDDLPPKEHSKNTIINSNVTNETNVKINDIPKTTKIDDIFDTPPLEDDIFAPPEQKIDNKETIFKNIETEFPETLLKDTKKTDKDNKTEQIISKNIEADIFSDILTEPPEFEKPKEPKKSKNVNALFDDDSDDESLFFKKNDPIFEENPQDFTPTQDRIFGLFTDEPPDDEFSKMGDEIDDNMFSTLPKPKIPQNENLPPIPDVNFENNLPVDVSKVLETEKAPVDDIFKDEKLHELPKDTSLNKKEDSNIDKLTKTVNMKQESPTVLSDDELFKTPTKIPNLKPTLDIVSDDEDIFSTVTKNEKPTLSPKPKEESPVTKSNVESVKSSDDELFVAKKEKPVVSENILKDTKITHDEDIFKVPKSKPEITKPDNTPVEVKSEPKKVGKLKVGLNINVNALLPGASPKKAKPNDQTDGQTQSVSDPKSDTKVYPESPKSEQKIPESQNTDSKMIKSVSFDGEPESDILDNKLSKERAKIQVKRRPSTRRARREAVRKSGIDFGEDSTDNSSSIDDPPRKQTEISQKSNLDNEIKQTENVEKSEIEPKLAKAEIQPDLKDRTIIKSETTEIDKPYARDVKSKVVYILNDEDIFNTSPINKLESTNKDLTSETSKKPQNIDSNIGISTLGKVYDSTITKNDETTKNVKSSLFGDENDDDDDEEIFKGKSKTVKKTTIFDSDSEDELFGNKKERKAVEKKVEVKKEVKREMVKGSLFGDDDDDDDLFGVKTKKSVADQKPHTSKPAIKETPKPTEPVFEDPLSMFGDDD